A single genomic interval of Zunongwangia sp. HGR-M22 harbors:
- a CDS encoding response regulator: MKILAIDDQQLVLLPLKRRLTELGYDVITETDALKAKSIFDSFEPQLVIVDINMPVISGIEIIRYIRGTKNKQTPIMVLSGNTDDNLIVESFDLGVEDYMKKPLSLDEVSARVKRLIGSVNQERKQVSQNTIIEKRCVGVVIPCYNEEDRLLSKEFTDFVEGHSGYHLCFVNDGSKDNTLKVLKDLRKGREDYITVYDCEKNGGKAEAVRLGMLHMAEYTDLDYIGFLDADLSTDLSDFDDLVKTIENSNFKIVSGSRISRMGANIAKESARQIISLTINYIIRKILRMNFKDTQCGAKIMDKEIIKIAFKDTFITKWLFDVEIFMRMKKYFGAKKAESFICEQPLKRWVHADGSKLSMKDSVKIVFQLGHIAIHYKRKNTEIIEKENYNYALESGKQKAI; this comes from the coding sequence ATGAAAATTTTAGCCATCGACGATCAGCAATTAGTTCTTTTACCATTAAAAAGAAGATTAACCGAACTTGGTTATGATGTTATCACTGAAACTGATGCATTAAAAGCCAAATCTATCTTTGATAGTTTTGAACCCCAGTTAGTGATTGTGGATATTAATATGCCAGTAATTTCAGGAATTGAAATTATTAGATATATAAGAGGCACAAAAAATAAGCAGACACCAATAATGGTACTATCCGGCAACACCGATGATAATCTAATTGTTGAAAGTTTTGATCTTGGTGTTGAGGATTATATGAAAAAGCCTTTAAGTCTGGATGAAGTTTCAGCCAGGGTGAAGCGTTTAATAGGTTCAGTTAATCAGGAAAGAAAACAAGTTTCACAAAATACGATTATCGAAAAAAGGTGTGTTGGTGTTGTAATCCCATGCTACAACGAAGAAGACCGATTATTAAGCAAGGAATTTACAGATTTTGTTGAAGGACATTCTGGCTATCATTTGTGTTTTGTTAATGATGGAAGTAAAGATAATACACTAAAAGTTTTAAAAGATCTTAGAAAAGGACGTGAAGACTATATTACGGTTTACGATTGCGAAAAAAATGGAGGCAAAGCTGAAGCGGTAAGGCTTGGAATGTTGCATATGGCAGAATATACCGATCTAGATTATATAGGTTTTTTAGATGCCGATTTATCTACAGATCTTAGTGATTTTGATGATTTAGTAAAAACAATCGAAAACTCTAATTTTAAGATTGTGAGTGGTAGCAGAATTTCCAGAATGGGAGCGAACATTGCAAAAGAATCTGCTAGACAAATTATTAGCTTAACAATCAATTATATAATCCGAAAAATTCTAAGAATGAATTTTAAAGATACACAATGTGGCGCTAAAATAATGGATAAAGAAATTATCAAGATAGCATTTAAAGATACCTTTATTACCAAATGGCTTTTTGATGTTGAAATATTTATGAGGATGAAAAAATATTTTGGTGCCAAAAAAGCAGAATCGTTTATCTGTGAGCAGCCTTTAAAAAGATGGGTACACGCAGATGGTTCTAAATTATCGATGAAAGATTCAGTCAAAATCGTTTTTCAATTAGGACACATTGCGATTCATTATAAACGAAAAAATACTGAAATTATAGAGAAGGAAAATTATAATTACGCCTTAGAATCTGGTAAGCAAAAAGCAATCTAA
- a CDS encoding glycoside hydrolase family 2 TIM barrel-domain containing protein codes for MKNKLSKNIYRAGLIVTFVALNALVLFGLSSVLAWLNTGAERTGMLHTEVLSKDVYLPNIEWESLENPGRPMEQQTLGEIQQDYLNAWYVKHVAYKTNNPYGIEDYYTDSSRVNLFKTIAFNKENDIHLEATTLNHRPQLEFYSADGQLVVITDNEVIEYQEIYEQDQKLLTHQDTSSYRVMLLLEDGFWRIRHMVKQSAKTQKDSVSTNKLAEVKGKKIYIENKEFQIKGINYYPKDSPWDMFGENFSRDTISQDFEIIRNAGLNSIRIFLQYEDFVKAEVLPQKLEKLRTVLDLAEEHQLKVVVTLFDFYGDYSVLDWTLTHRHADQIVSAFKDHSAILAWDLKNEPDLDFDSRGKDLVLQWLSHIADQVKKYDPNHLITVGWSSPEAAVNLQQKLDFVSFHFYKDLEKLDSDFEILEQKIPNKPLVMQEFGMSSYHGLWNPFGTDEKDQAQYHKKMQDFFKKEDLAFMSWTLYDFEEVPSDVVGRLPWRKSRQRFFGFLDQRGEPKPAFNHITH; via the coding sequence ATGAAGAATAAATTGAGTAAAAATATCTATCGCGCAGGTTTGATCGTCACTTTTGTGGCGCTAAATGCATTGGTACTTTTTGGGTTAAGTTCGGTTTTGGCGTGGTTAAATACAGGAGCCGAGCGCACGGGAATGTTACATACTGAAGTATTAAGCAAAGACGTGTATTTGCCGAATATTGAATGGGAAAGTTTAGAAAATCCCGGCCGGCCGATGGAGCAGCAGACTTTGGGTGAAATTCAGCAAGATTATTTAAACGCCTGGTATGTAAAACACGTGGCCTACAAAACCAATAATCCATACGGAATTGAAGATTATTATACCGATAGTTCTCGCGTTAACCTTTTTAAAACCATTGCTTTTAACAAAGAAAATGATATTCATTTAGAGGCAACGACTTTAAATCATCGTCCACAATTAGAGTTTTATAGTGCCGATGGACAGTTAGTGGTAATTACCGATAATGAGGTAATCGAGTATCAGGAAATTTACGAGCAGGATCAAAAGTTATTGACACATCAGGATACTTCTTCTTACCGGGTGATGCTGTTGTTGGAAGATGGTTTTTGGCGCATTCGGCATATGGTAAAACAATCGGCAAAAACGCAAAAAGATTCTGTTTCTACCAATAAACTTGCTGAAGTTAAAGGCAAAAAAATCTATATAGAAAATAAAGAATTTCAGATAAAGGGTATCAATTATTATCCAAAGGATTCGCCCTGGGATATGTTTGGGGAAAACTTCAGTCGAGATACGATTTCTCAGGATTTTGAAATTATTAGAAATGCAGGATTAAATAGTATCCGGATTTTTCTTCAGTATGAAGATTTTGTTAAGGCAGAAGTGCTTCCGCAGAAATTAGAAAAGCTTAGAACCGTTTTAGATTTGGCTGAAGAACATCAGCTAAAAGTAGTGGTAACCTTGTTTGATTTTTATGGTGATTATTCGGTTTTAGATTGGACGTTAACACATCGCCATGCAGATCAGATTGTTTCAGCCTTTAAAGATCATTCGGCAATTTTGGCCTGGGATCTAAAAAATGAACCCGATCTCGATTTTGATAGTAGAGGTAAAGATTTGGTTTTGCAATGGTTGTCCCATATTGCCGATCAGGTTAAAAAATACGATCCAAATCATCTAATTACGGTAGGATGGTCTTCTCCAGAAGCTGCAGTAAATCTTCAGCAGAAATTAGACTTTGTGTCCTTTCATTTCTATAAAGATCTTGAAAAGTTAGATTCAGATTTTGAAATTTTGGAACAAAAAATTCCGAATAAGCCGCTAGTAATGCAAGAATTTGGGATGAGCTCTTATCATGGTTTATGGAATCCTTTTGGTACTGATGAAAAAGATCAGGCTCAATATCATAAAAAAATGCAAGATTTCTTTAAAAAAGAAGATCTCGCATTTATGTCTTGGACGTTGTATGATTTTGAGGAAGTTCCATCTGATGTGGTAGGAAGATTGCCATGGAGGAAAAGCAGGCAAAGATTCTTTGGATTTCTAGACCAACGGGGAGAACCTAAACCTGCCTTTAACCACATTACTCACTAA
- a CDS encoding alpha-L-fucosidase has product MKSKFLQYWLFSILIIFASCNDDKKTSSAEKDTVTSKEYAADWDSLAKYNEAADWFKKAKFGIYAHWGVLSVPAYANDWYPRNMHIKGSDEYKHHVATYGEPSEFGYHDFVPMFKAENFNAEDWAKLFKKAGARFAGIVAEHHDGWSNWDSETNPWNAADMGPHRDLVGELEKAIHGNGMKFITSFHKARTLQLFQQDSTKWEDDTSYFPYDLEMPTSSKDSLLSIMYGNIPKEQFYKNWLAELHEVIHQYGPDLIYFDSKLDKIPDSIKVKFVADYFNYAEKNNKEVVITHKEGELPKSVSLEDLEKGRMNQKTEEYWLTDETVSVGSWSYTNDLGLKTSDEIIDLLADIVSKNGALMLNVSPMANGVIPENQQQILLEIGEWLDVNGEAIYGTDTWNVYGEGPTKQDQSGMFVDKLTYTAKDVRYTRKGDTIYAIFLGWPGSNKDMLLESFAELTSNNKISIANANFLGSEEKVQFQLQADGLKLSTPSKKLNESAWVLKLETTTK; this is encoded by the coding sequence ATGAAATCAAAATTTCTTCAATATTGGCTGTTTTCGATCTTAATTATTTTTGCGTCCTGTAATGATGATAAGAAAACGAGTTCAGCAGAAAAAGATACAGTTACTTCAAAAGAATATGCAGCAGATTGGGATTCTCTGGCCAAATATAACGAAGCCGCAGATTGGTTTAAGAAAGCCAAGTTCGGTATTTACGCGCATTGGGGAGTTCTTTCTGTTCCTGCTTATGCGAACGACTGGTATCCCAGAAATATGCATATTAAAGGGAGTGACGAATATAAACATCATGTAGCTACGTACGGCGAACCATCAGAATTTGGTTATCATGATTTTGTACCGATGTTTAAAGCTGAAAATTTTAATGCTGAAGACTGGGCGAAATTATTTAAAAAGGCTGGTGCAAGATTTGCGGGAATCGTAGCAGAACATCACGATGGCTGGAGTAACTGGGATAGTGAAACCAATCCTTGGAATGCGGCAGATATGGGACCCCATCGCGATTTGGTTGGGGAGTTGGAGAAAGCTATTCATGGCAATGGAATGAAGTTTATCACTTCTTTCCATAAAGCGAGAACATTACAATTATTTCAACAAGATTCTACAAAATGGGAGGATGATACTTCCTATTTTCCTTACGATCTAGAAATGCCAACTTCGTCTAAAGATTCGTTGTTAAGTATCATGTACGGGAATATTCCTAAAGAGCAGTTTTACAAAAATTGGTTGGCAGAACTTCATGAAGTGATTCATCAATATGGTCCAGATTTGATCTATTTTGATAGTAAACTCGATAAAATTCCAGATTCGATCAAAGTAAAATTTGTAGCCGATTATTTTAATTATGCTGAAAAGAATAATAAAGAAGTCGTTATCACTCATAAAGAAGGAGAATTACCTAAATCGGTAAGTCTAGAAGATCTTGAAAAAGGTAGAATGAACCAGAAAACCGAAGAATATTGGTTAACAGATGAAACTGTATCTGTTGGAAGCTGGAGTTATACCAATGATCTTGGATTAAAAACTTCAGACGAAATTATCGATTTACTAGCTGATATTGTAAGTAAAAACGGTGCTTTAATGTTGAACGTTTCTCCTATGGCTAATGGCGTAATTCCTGAAAATCAACAACAAATTTTGTTGGAAATCGGGGAGTGGCTTGATGTTAACGGAGAAGCAATTTACGGTACCGATACCTGGAATGTTTATGGCGAAGGCCCTACAAAACAGGATCAATCAGGAATGTTTGTAGATAAATTAACCTATACTGCAAAAGACGTTCGATATACTAGAAAAGGAGATACCATCTATGCTATTTTCTTAGGATGGCCCGGAAGTAATAAAGATATGTTATTAGAATCTTTTGCAGAATTAACATCTAACAATAAAATCTCTATTGCGAATGCAAACTTCTTAGGTAGTGAAGAGAAAGTTCAATTTCAGCTGCAAGCTGATGGCTTAAAATTATCTACACCTTCAAAAAAGCTTAACGAAAGCGCATGGGTTTTAAAATTAGAAACTACTACTAAATAA
- a CDS encoding cellulase family glycosylhydrolase: MKLLKLTFIFLAVLAIPFLVSCSDDDEVVASKSLDFSVYPSEIDFASNGGNNVLNVNSSQAWTIEGGGEWLSWSEGSAEGSKKVNLSASQNQDTIARSSMITITSGDQSFNVNISQQAMVPEPSDEIVFAVEPDSTDMSEMSAVEFASQIDIGWNLGNSLEAIGGETAWGNPMVTKRLLDSVKAAGFEAVRIPVAWSKFSDEANYVIQDSWMARVEEVVNYALDNDMYVIMNIHWDGGWMQPTYADQDEVNERLDIMWTQIGNHFMDYGPKLLFAGTNEVMVEGDYNTPTEEYYTVQNSFNQTFVDAVRSTGGKNAYRYLVVQGFNTNIDHTINFAEIPDDVVEERLMMEVHYYDPYNFALNADSNITQWGSNATDPSKVETWANESRVDQQFQRMKTTFIDQGVAVILGEYGAIARTNISGHKAYREDYFRYITQAAQVNGLVPIYWDNGDMGQNGFAMFDRNTGATLYPDLMDALVETNP; the protein is encoded by the coding sequence ATGAAATTACTAAAACTAACATTTATTTTTTTGGCTGTATTAGCCATACCTTTTTTAGTCTCTTGCTCAGACGACGATGAGGTTGTTGCTTCAAAGTCATTAGATTTTTCTGTTTATCCTAGCGAAATCGATTTTGCTTCTAATGGAGGAAATAATGTATTAAATGTCAATAGTAGCCAAGCCTGGACTATTGAGGGAGGAGGAGAATGGCTTTCCTGGTCTGAAGGTTCTGCAGAAGGAAGTAAAAAAGTGAATTTAAGCGCTTCACAAAATCAGGATACCATTGCGCGTTCTTCAATGATCACTATAACTTCAGGAGATCAGTCTTTCAACGTAAATATTTCTCAGCAGGCTATGGTTCCAGAACCTTCAGATGAAATTGTTTTTGCAGTAGAACCAGATAGTACAGATATGAGTGAAATGAGTGCTGTTGAATTTGCTAGCCAAATAGATATTGGATGGAACTTAGGAAATTCTTTGGAAGCTATTGGAGGAGAAACTGCATGGGGAAATCCTATGGTTACGAAGCGTCTCTTAGATTCTGTAAAAGCAGCTGGATTTGAGGCTGTTCGAATTCCGGTGGCTTGGAGTAAGTTCTCAGATGAAGCAAATTACGTAATTCAGGATAGCTGGATGGCCAGAGTAGAAGAAGTGGTAAACTATGCACTTGATAACGATATGTATGTAATTATGAATATTCACTGGGATGGTGGATGGATGCAGCCAACCTACGCAGATCAAGATGAAGTAAACGAGCGTTTGGATATCATGTGGACGCAAATTGGTAACCATTTTATGGATTATGGACCAAAACTTTTATTTGCCGGTACTAATGAAGTGATGGTAGAAGGAGATTATAACACACCTACAGAAGAATATTATACGGTGCAAAACAGTTTTAATCAAACTTTTGTGGATGCTGTTCGATCTACGGGTGGAAAAAATGCCTACCGATATCTAGTAGTACAAGGTTTCAATACCAATATAGATCATACTATTAATTTTGCTGAAATTCCTGATGATGTTGTAGAAGAACGATTGATGATGGAAGTTCATTACTACGATCCTTATAATTTTGCGTTAAATGCAGATAGCAATATTACGCAATGGGGAAGCAATGCAACCGATCCATCTAAAGTTGAAACCTGGGCTAATGAATCTCGTGTAGATCAACAATTTCAGCGAATGAAAACTACTTTTATCGATCAGGGTGTTGCCGTAATTTTGGGAGAATATGGAGCAATCGCTCGTACAAACATTTCGGGGCACAAGGCCTATAGAGAAGACTATTTTCGATACATAACCCAGGCAGCACAAGTCAATGGTTTAGTGCCAATCTACTGGGATAATGGAGATATGGGACAAAATGGATTTGCTATGTTTGATCGAAATACAGGAGCAACTTTATATCCAGATTTGATGGATGCTTTGGTAGAAACCAATCCATAA
- a CDS encoding glycosyltransferase, which translates to MKLAIVTAFPPSKVTLTEYGYHLVKHFALKDEVEEIVLITDHTEEEKQIDFDANCKITVKDCWKFNSYANILNIYKAISAEKPDAILFNLQFMKFGDKKIAAALGLMLPMIFRIKKIPTIVLLHNILETVDLEKAGFTQNKLMQKLYNGIGTTLTRLVLQADLVAVTISKYEYILKSKYKKKNVMLIPHGAFETPPEPTYDLPVGPKKIMTFGKFGTYKKVEILIEAIEKLRKTSNEEMEIVIAGTDSPNTPGYIESMKEKYKDVPNLTFTGYVEEKDVPVIFGESAVVVFPYTSTTGSSGVLHQAGSYGKAVVLPDLGDLGILVREEGYRGQFFTPSNVDSLAKSIDAIVSNDGYRKELGKKNYEASCSLPMEKIADMYLEEFQKIIHRNLKNGVSVV; encoded by the coding sequence ATGAAACTAGCAATTGTAACAGCGTTCCCTCCTAGCAAAGTAACATTAACGGAGTATGGATACCATTTGGTAAAGCATTTTGCTTTAAAAGATGAAGTTGAAGAGATCGTATTAATTACAGATCATACTGAAGAAGAAAAGCAAATTGACTTTGATGCGAATTGCAAAATCACGGTTAAAGATTGCTGGAAGTTTAATAGCTATGCAAACATCTTGAATATTTACAAAGCAATTTCAGCTGAAAAACCAGATGCTATTTTATTCAATCTGCAATTCATGAAATTTGGTGACAAGAAAATTGCGGCAGCTTTAGGCTTAATGCTCCCTATGATTTTCAGAATAAAGAAAATCCCAACTATAGTTTTATTACATAATATTCTTGAAACGGTAGATCTAGAAAAGGCAGGATTTACTCAAAATAAATTGATGCAAAAATTATACAATGGCATCGGTACAACGCTTACAAGATTGGTTTTACAGGCAGATCTTGTGGCCGTAACCATTAGTAAGTATGAATATATTTTGAAGTCAAAATACAAAAAAAAGAACGTAATGTTGATTCCGCATGGTGCCTTCGAAACGCCACCAGAACCAACTTACGATCTACCAGTAGGTCCAAAAAAGATTATGACTTTTGGCAAATTTGGAACCTATAAGAAAGTTGAAATCTTAATCGAAGCTATAGAAAAACTAAGAAAAACCTCGAATGAGGAAATGGAAATTGTAATTGCAGGAACAGATAGCCCTAATACACCGGGTTATATAGAAAGCATGAAGGAGAAGTATAAAGATGTTCCTAATCTTACATTTACCGGTTATGTTGAAGAAAAAGACGTACCGGTGATCTTTGGAGAGAGTGCGGTAGTTGTGTTTCCCTACACCTCAACTACCGGCAGCTCCGGAGTTTTACATCAGGCTGGCAGTTACGGTAAAGCCGTGGTGCTTCCAGATCTTGGTGACTTAGGTATTTTGGTTAGAGAAGAAGGTTATCGTGGGCAGTTTTTCACGCCTTCTAATGTAGATTCTCTTGCAAAATCTATAGATGCAATTGTATCTAACGATGGTTACCGAAAAGAACTAGGTAAAAAGAATTACGAAGCCTCCTGTTCTTTACCAATGGAGAAAATAGCAGACATGTATTTAGAAGAATTTCAGAAAATTATACATAGAAACTTAAAAAATGGAGTTAGCGTAGTGTGA
- a CDS encoding oligosaccharide flippase family protein, with protein MILSQLKVRKITPEQFFMLSAMGVNVGNYLYNLLLGRILGPEQFANAAILITFLLVLSFIAMTFQLTVAKFTAGYETEKQLHFLNYVKKASLIIGIIASLAVVLFAGQLQQVFNTDSKWMFVIFGVGIPLYFLMSVNRGFYQGSKSFYKLSATYQTEMFSRLVITLLLVTLLANGSSVLIASGILISFVFGLIPFKKSGNFFTKVTLEASDRKSLVNFIAITAFYELTQIIINNSDILLVKHYFDSYDAGLYASLALIGRLVYFVAWMFVMILLPTVVQKKKNGENTLPVLFKYVGFVSLLAISIITVTYFVPELIIDIMFGDAYTSIAPLLWKYALATSLFAISNVFVYYFLSIDTYIPVALSGVFGLGQVGLIVFFHDSLEQVVIVQIIIMVLLLLIQLGYFFYQHKKKAHLQ; from the coding sequence ATGATTTTATCACAACTAAAGGTAAGAAAAATAACTCCCGAACAGTTCTTTATGTTGAGCGCAATGGGAGTAAATGTAGGAAACTACCTCTACAACCTCTTGTTAGGTAGAATTTTAGGACCAGAGCAATTTGCCAATGCTGCGATTTTAATCACTTTTTTACTTGTTTTGTCGTTTATCGCCATGACATTTCAGTTGACCGTAGCAAAATTTACAGCCGGTTATGAGACTGAAAAACAACTTCATTTTCTAAACTACGTAAAAAAAGCAAGTCTAATTATTGGGATTATTGCTTCGCTTGCAGTTGTTTTATTTGCAGGGCAACTACAGCAGGTTTTTAATACCGATAGTAAATGGATGTTTGTGATTTTTGGTGTTGGAATTCCGCTTTACTTTTTAATGAGCGTAAATCGTGGTTTTTATCAGGGAAGCAAAAGTTTCTACAAACTTTCAGCAACCTATCAAACCGAAATGTTTAGCCGATTAGTGATCACTTTGCTATTGGTAACGCTTTTGGCTAATGGTTCTTCGGTTTTAATTGCTTCAGGAATTTTAATCTCCTTTGTTTTTGGGTTAATTCCGTTTAAAAAAAGTGGTAACTTTTTTACCAAAGTAACCTTAGAAGCGTCTGATCGTAAAAGCTTGGTGAACTTTATCGCTATTACTGCTTTTTACGAGCTTACACAGATAATTATTAATAATAGCGACATCTTATTGGTTAAACATTATTTCGACTCTTACGATGCAGGATTATATGCTTCTTTAGCTTTGATTGGTCGATTAGTTTACTTTGTAGCCTGGATGTTTGTGATGATCTTATTGCCAACCGTTGTGCAAAAAAAGAAGAATGGCGAGAACACCTTGCCGGTACTTTTTAAATACGTTGGTTTTGTTAGTCTTTTGGCAATAAGCATTATTACGGTAACCTATTTCGTTCCCGAATTAATTATAGATATTATGTTTGGTGATGCTTATACGAGTATCGCACCATTACTTTGGAAGTATGCTTTAGCAACCTCTTTATTCGCGATCTCGAACGTATTTGTGTACTACTTTTTATCGATCGATACCTATATACCCGTTGCTTTATCTGGAGTATTTGGATTAGGCCAGGTAGGATTAATCGTTTTCTTCCATGATTCTTTAGAGCAAGTGGTTATTGTACAGATTATTATCATGGTTTTATTGCTTTTAATTCAGCTTGGTTATTTCTTTTACCAACACAAAAAGAAAGCTCATCTACAGTAA
- a CDS encoding tetratricopeptide repeat protein, with amino-acid sequence MKKLSLLLFLFIGIQLVSAQDMQEGFGYLEQGNFAKAETFFEGILKDYPDNKTANLCYGRAVGLNGQAQKATAIFTDLLKEYPGDLEIELNYAESLLWGKHYDDAKAYYSDLVQKYPDNFAALLGFANTLSNLKEYDNALIYVNRALGTSPGNPNAMVSKKYIRLGFAYQKMQNQEYEPAISLLNENLEDFSGDRESLLNKANIYLITKETDEAKNVYLELAKNAKDSIVALNGMSLAAHIAEDEKEAQTLAEKAIEKAETLGDSTSIQTSRERYAQTLVWNKDFKNAEAYISELIKEYGEENWVLSLRATLGMYRSDFKESIADYRQILEKDTASFDGNLGIANAYFADGETENAYDAAYQTLKVFPNQKDATSFIGKLDRSFTPTVEEKINYTFDNGDNKAYATNTNIEFPVSTKLSFNANYNYRKTRNSVTENEATSNNFSLGGSYKFHPKASFHVLGGINSANSFSNNYNQFLAQAFFKIKPYKLQDLEVGYNREVQNFNADLLDREIVVNNYYLNYNMGTNFNLGWFTQYYFSSQSDENSRNLLFTSLYYNFLSKPVLKGGVNYQFLSFKNQVPTIYFSPSRFNAVEVFADFLMDENAVEAKSLYYGLTAAVGYQFIEDDPKQSTYRIQGKFGYKFSERCLANFYGTRSNIASATAAGFTFTEFGFRLKWIFLNKPVFETK; translated from the coding sequence ATGAAAAAACTTAGCCTATTATTATTCTTATTTATTGGAATTCAATTAGTTTCTGCCCAAGACATGCAAGAAGGTTTTGGATATCTGGAACAAGGCAATTTTGCAAAAGCAGAAACTTTTTTTGAAGGTATTCTAAAAGATTATCCCGATAATAAAACTGCAAATCTTTGTTACGGTAGAGCAGTAGGTTTAAATGGGCAGGCGCAAAAAGCGACTGCAATTTTTACTGATTTGCTTAAAGAGTATCCCGGCGACCTGGAAATCGAATTAAATTATGCCGAATCACTTTTATGGGGAAAACATTATGATGATGCTAAAGCATATTATAGCGATCTGGTACAAAAATATCCTGATAATTTTGCCGCACTTTTAGGTTTTGCAAATACCCTTTCTAACTTGAAAGAATACGATAATGCACTAATTTATGTTAATCGTGCTTTGGGAACTTCACCTGGAAATCCTAATGCTATGGTTTCTAAAAAATATATTCGTTTAGGATTTGCGTACCAAAAAATGCAGAATCAGGAATACGAGCCGGCGATAAGTTTATTGAACGAAAATTTAGAAGATTTTTCGGGCGATAGAGAATCTTTGCTGAATAAAGCCAATATCTACTTAATAACTAAAGAAACCGACGAAGCTAAAAATGTATATTTAGAATTAGCCAAAAACGCCAAAGATAGTATCGTCGCTTTAAACGGAATGTCGCTTGCCGCGCATATTGCTGAAGATGAAAAAGAAGCACAGACGCTTGCTGAAAAAGCGATTGAAAAAGCTGAAACTTTAGGAGATTCCACTTCTATACAGACTTCAAGAGAGCGCTATGCCCAGACTTTGGTTTGGAATAAAGATTTTAAAAATGCGGAAGCTTATATTTCAGAATTAATAAAAGAATACGGCGAAGAAAATTGGGTTTTGTCTTTGCGCGCAACATTAGGTATGTATCGAAGTGATTTTAAAGAAAGTATCGCTGATTATCGACAAATATTAGAAAAAGATACGGCTTCTTTTGATGGGAATTTGGGAATTGCCAATGCCTATTTTGCAGATGGTGAAACCGAAAACGCATACGATGCCGCTTATCAGACTTTAAAAGTGTTTCCTAATCAAAAAGATGCGACTAGTTTTATAGGAAAATTAGATCGCAGTTTTACGCCAACGGTAGAAGAAAAAATAAATTACACCTTCGATAATGGAGATAACAAGGCCTATGCTACCAATACGAATATTGAATTTCCGGTAAGTACAAAATTGAGCTTCAATGCAAATTACAACTATCGAAAAACCAGAAATAGCGTTACAGAAAATGAAGCAACTTCGAATAATTTTAGTTTAGGTGGAAGTTATAAATTTCATCCAAAAGCAAGTTTTCATGTTTTAGGAGGAATAAATTCAGCAAACTCTTTCAGCAATAATTATAACCAATTTTTAGCGCAAGCTTTTTTCAAGATAAAGCCTTACAAGTTACAGGATTTAGAAGTTGGGTATAACCGCGAAGTGCAGAATTTTAACGCTGATCTTTTAGATCGAGAAATTGTAGTAAATAATTACTATCTGAATTATAATATGGGAACTAATTTTAATTTAGGTTGGTTTACGCAGTATTATTTTAGCTCGCAAAGCGACGAGAATAGTAGAAATTTGCTGTTTACTTCTTTGTATTATAATTTCTTGTCGAAACCGGTTTTAAAAGGAGGTGTAAATTATCAATTTTTGAGTTTTAAAAATCAGGTGCCAACGATCTATTTTAGTCCGTCACGATTTAATGCGGTTGAAGTTTTTGCAGATTTCTTAATGGATGAAAATGCGGTCGAAGCCAAAAGTTTGTATTACGGTTTAACCGCAGCAGTAGGTTATCAGTTTATCGAAGATGATCCTAAACAGTCAACCTACCGAATTCAGGGAAAGTTTGGATATAAATTTTCTGAGCGTTGTTTGGCCAATTTCTACGGAACAAGAAGTAACATAGCTTCAGCCACTGCAGCCGGATTTACATTTACTGAATTTGGATTTAGACTGAAGTGGATCTTTTTGAATAAGCCGGTTTTTGAAACGAAGTAA